In Bradyrhizobium sp. CCBAU 051011, the following are encoded in one genomic region:
- a CDS encoding acetyl-CoA C-acyltransferase, protein MAAASDPVVILSAARTPLGRFMGELSPLSAHKLGSHVIGAALERAKLAPERIDEVFMGNVLPAGQGQAPARQAARGAKLPDATGATTINKVCGSGMKATMLAHDIINAGSAEIVLSGGMESMSNAPYLLAKARGGYRAGHDRIIDHMMMDGLEDAYETGRSMGDFGEATAEAYQFTRKDQDAYAMETLTRARKAVEGGAFKAEIAPITLTEKTGPRIIANDEHPLKVDPAKIPGLKAAFRANGTITPAASSANADGAAALILAKRSLADRDGLPVLAEIKGHATHSQEPQWFTTAPIPAIRKLLDKVGWSVGDVDLFEINEAFAVVAMAAQKDLGIPREKLNVNGGACALGHPIGATGARLIVTLLHALEAQNLKRGVAALCIGGGEATAIAIERVVRR, encoded by the coding sequence ATGGCCGCCGCTTCCGACCCCGTCGTCATCCTTTCTGCCGCCCGCACGCCGCTCGGCCGCTTCATGGGCGAGTTGTCGCCTCTCAGCGCCCACAAGCTCGGCTCCCACGTGATCGGCGCGGCGCTGGAACGGGCCAAGCTGGCGCCCGAGCGGATCGATGAGGTTTTCATGGGCAACGTCTTGCCGGCCGGACAAGGCCAGGCGCCGGCACGCCAGGCCGCCCGCGGCGCCAAACTGCCGGATGCCACCGGCGCCACCACCATCAACAAGGTCTGCGGTTCCGGCATGAAGGCGACCATGCTGGCCCACGACATCATCAATGCAGGCTCCGCCGAAATCGTGCTGTCCGGCGGCATGGAGAGCATGAGCAATGCGCCCTATCTGCTGGCCAAGGCGCGCGGCGGTTACCGCGCCGGCCATGACCGGATCATCGATCACATGATGATGGACGGGCTCGAGGACGCCTACGAGACCGGGCGCTCGATGGGCGATTTCGGCGAGGCCACCGCGGAAGCCTATCAATTCACCCGGAAGGACCAGGACGCCTACGCGATGGAGACTTTGACCCGCGCCCGCAAGGCGGTCGAGGGTGGCGCATTCAAAGCCGAGATCGCGCCGATCACACTGACCGAAAAGACCGGGCCGCGGATCATCGCCAATGACGAGCACCCGCTCAAGGTCGATCCCGCCAAGATCCCCGGGCTGAAAGCCGCGTTCCGCGCCAACGGCACCATCACGCCGGCCGCCTCCTCCGCCAATGCCGATGGCGCTGCGGCGCTCATTCTTGCAAAGCGCTCGCTCGCGGATCGCGACGGCCTCCCCGTACTGGCCGAGATCAAGGGCCACGCCACCCACAGCCAGGAACCGCAATGGTTCACCACCGCGCCGATCCCGGCCATTCGCAAGCTGCTGGACAAGGTCGGCTGGAGCGTCGGCGATGTCGATCTGTTCGAGATCAACGAAGCCTTTGCCGTGGTGGCGATGGCCGCACAGAAGGATCTCGGCATCCCCCGGGAGAAGCTGAACGTCAATGGCGGCGCCTGCGCGCTCGGTCATCCGATCGGTGCCACCGGCGCGCGCCTGATCGTGACGCTGCTGCATGCGCTGGAGGCGCAGAACCTCAAACGCGGCGTTGCAGCCCTTTGCATCGGTGGCGGTGAAGCCACCGCCATCGCGATCGAGCGCGTCGTCCGCAGGTAG
- a CDS encoding TetR/AcrR family transcriptional regulator: protein MRYVEDHRRQTHDRIVENASYGLRQKGAEGLSVVDLMKLAGLTHGGFYNHFESRAALVREAIAFAMDQTTGRWKKLANGKADGERFEALVADYLSPRHRDNPKHGCALPTLAVDVARSSPSEQQALASKLEKMIDALVELLPGEPPRQARQIATGAIATMVGSIVLSRAVGAGKLSDRILDAGRRTAGGRTRKPQRRTTKATRCEES from the coding sequence ATGCGATACGTAGAAGACCACAGGCGTCAAACCCACGATCGGATCGTTGAAAATGCCTCCTACGGTTTGCGCCAAAAGGGCGCGGAAGGGCTCAGTGTTGTCGACTTGATGAAGCTCGCGGGTCTGACCCACGGCGGCTTCTATAACCATTTCGAGTCGCGTGCCGCGCTTGTCAGGGAGGCGATCGCCTTTGCGATGGACCAAACGACTGGGCGATGGAAAAAACTGGCGAACGGGAAGGCCGACGGGGAACGCTTCGAGGCGTTGGTCGCCGATTATCTTAGTCCCCGGCATCGCGACAATCCTAAACACGGTTGCGCGCTTCCAACCCTGGCCGTCGATGTCGCGCGATCGAGCCCGAGCGAGCAGCAGGCCCTGGCTTCCAAACTGGAGAAGATGATCGATGCCCTTGTCGAGTTGCTTCCCGGTGAGCCACCTCGACAGGCCCGCCAAATCGCGACAGGCGCTATCGCAACCATGGTGGGATCGATCGTGCTGTCGCGTGCCGTCGGCGCGGGGAAACTTTCCGACCGCATCCTCGATGCCGGACGCAGGACCGCAGGCGGCCGGACTCGGAAGCCGCAACGAAGAACAACAAAGGCGACGCGCTGCGAAGAATCATAA